Proteins from a single region of Hordeum vulgare subsp. vulgare chromosome 6H, MorexV3_pseudomolecules_assembly, whole genome shotgun sequence:
- the LOC123403988 gene encoding probable glutathione S-transferase GSTU6 yields MALHGLVLPNSLVVLTAARSRPPVIIAGRCSSARFVFSSPSANTKLIVPSSSTNNPYPATDREEEVAGGEDEHELKLLGTWRGPFALRVRLALNFKGLSYEYQEEDLANKSDLLLESNPVNKKVPVLIHNGVPICESLAILEYIDEVYRGTGPCLLPGDPYQRAVARFWAAYIDQNLVAPWWKMFVGKTDKEKHEGTKQTLAAVEKLEVALRECSSGKPFFGGDNVGYIDVVLGGMVAWMQGTEALCGLELLDATKTPLLLAWMERFGGMEPAKVVLPDIDRLVEFAKMKRAQKALI; encoded by the exons ATGGCGCTCCATGGGCTCGTTTTGCCGAATTCTCTCGTCGTCCTAACGGCAGCTCGCTCACGGCCCCCGGTAATAATAGCCGGACGGTGTTCAAGCGCACGCTTCGTGTTTTCCTCGCCGTCGGCGAACACTAAGCTCATCGTACCCTCGTCCTCCACCAATAATCCATATCCGGCGACCGACCGCGAG GAAGAAGTGGCAGGAGGGGAAGACGAGCACGAGCTAAAGCTCCTGGGGACATGGAGGGGGCCGTTCGCGCTGCGAGTGAGGCTAGCGCTCAACTTCAAAGGCTTGAGCTACGAGTACCAGGAAGAGGACCTTGCCAACAAGAGTGACCTTCTTCTAGAGTCCAATCCGGTGAACAAGAAGGTGCCCGTTCTCATCCACAATGGCGTGCCAATTTGCGAGTCACTCGCCATCTTGGAGTACATCGACGAGGTCTACCGCGGGACAGGACCCTGCCTGCTCCCTGGCGACCCCTACCAACGTGCCGTCGCTCGGTTCTGGGCCGCCTACATTGATCAGAAT CTAGTCGCGCCATGGTGGAAGATGTTCGTGGGCAAAACGGACAAGGAGAAACATGAAGGGACGAAGCAGACGCTCGCAGCAGTGGAGAAGCTAGAGGTGGCCCTAAGGGAATGCTCCAGTGGAAAGCCGTTCTTTGGAGGAGACAACGTCGGCTACATTGACGTCGTGTTGGGTGGTATGGTCGCATGGATGCAAGGAACCGAGGCGCTCTGTGGCCTCGAGCTCCTTGACGCCACCAAAACCCCGTTACTGCTGGCATGGATGGAGCGCTTTGGTGGAATGGAACCTGCTAAGGTAGTTCTGCCAGATATTGATAGGTTGGTTGAGTTTGCCAAGATGAAACGTGCTCAGAAGGCTCTAATCTAA